DNA sequence from the Clostridiales bacterium genome:
TGCAATACAACAATATGCCCATCTATTGAACATGTTAATTCTCCAGACAAAATATAGTCCATTTCTTGTCCCTTGTGGGTATTTAGTGAAATTGGTTTGTCTTCAGAACCAGCAATATATGGAGCGTGAACTAGGAAAGGATCTGCTGTTCTATCTTTAAAATTAATTGCCAAGTGCTCATATGTGAAATTATGTCTTCTCTCAACCTTTTCACCTTCTCCTGCGCGAACTAAAGAATAGCTAGATAGTTTTGGGGCTTGTCCCGTCATAAGTTCTGTCACATCAACGCCAAATCTATTAGCACAGTTATATAGCATTGTAACAGAGAAATCCTTCTCACCTGCTTCGTATACTAAATA
Encoded proteins:
- a CDS encoding cupin domain-containing protein, coding for YLVYEAGEKDFSVTMLYNCANRFGVDVTELMTGQAPKLSSYSLVRAGEGEKVERRHNFTYEHLAINFKDRTADPFLVHAPYIAGSEDKPISLNTHKGQEMDYILSGELTCSIDGHIVVLHEGDTLYYDSGKPHGMIATGGKACDFIAIVLKD